One region of Xyrauchen texanus isolate HMW12.3.18 chromosome 11, RBS_HiC_50CHRs, whole genome shotgun sequence genomic DNA includes:
- the LOC127652221 gene encoding vacuolar protein sorting-associated protein 54-like isoform X1 has protein sequence MSSSQGSSPVPQSSGGGVTSDGHFRKPRDLPAASRHCRTPHSLPDVCPKEPTGDRRGLCDGPSDVADQHRWTVYNSKVNLPAALNDPRLAKRESDFFTKTWGLDFTETDVMPSFYLPNISREHFSSYLQDTAQREKIHERCKNACPNKDDLTVPTITCNHDKARAELEQVPKIFMRPEFVLNDLATFNAVLPWSHFSVAGGKNSRDVASSRLLQEKLSHYLDVVEVSIARQISLRSEAFFHAMSSQHELQDQMRETANAVAKLRARTAAIDRVMCRGPLRALRDILTHNNCIKLHNKLKLMAAVHQTQPTVQLLLSTSEFVGALELIATTKEVLQQELQGIHSFRHLGSQLCEMERLIDKMMVADFSTYAQSDLNRPFEEDIQVMEKDRLQSLVFGLLRQRKLDFLDIYSEEMIRAAKNVVRQCVLKFVSQISEIDPDTIKLHEQMRLMTLQQWFDLLKDIFEHFILFLKRIKATLSVVRNVVLEVLDSSLRSRLADVSSATNHSDSRANEDEEEESGGSALHSGEAELAYLTHEGLFISDALNEVEQRNSTAAQLKAQTRLEACGSDSASVTTESSSSREHNSNTTSSLPIGVTPATSEDVMPSDLELGRVANNIQELLYTASDVSHDRCVKVLMTRAKDGSLERLSSSEFVCLSRAVESFARETEELCGRRSVSLRGALQSQANRFVQRFHEERKTKLSLLLDNERWKQAEVPAEFQDLVDTISDGRITLPDRKSTGSEDRKPSDFLCVDGQKYAVVGTVLLLIRMFLEYCQCVNDIPSITTDILTRLADLLKHFNSRSCQLVLGAGALQVVGLKTITTRNLALASRCLQLVVLYIPVIRAHFETRLLPKQYSILRHFDHITKDYNDHIAEITAKLVAIMDGLFEKALSKYEVKAPMPSACLRNVSKQMAKMHEAINELLPEEQTQMLFLRINGSFKLHVKRQLARLGVINDGGPQYGLVMVDVAFYSESVQALRSLERLDLNMPEIWEQKR, from the exons ATGTCCTCCAGTCAGGGCTCATCTCCGGTCCCTCAGTCCAGCGGAGGAGGAGTCACCAGTGATGGGCACTTCCGGAAGCCCAGGGACCTGCCTGCTGCCTCCAGGCACTGCCGAACACCGCACTCCCTACCAGATGTCTGCCCCAAGGAGCCCACCG GTGATAGGCGTGGCCTCTGTGATGGCCCATCTGATGTGGCCGACCAGCATCGCTGGACTGTGTATAACTCTAAAGTGAATCTCCCCGCGGCTCTGAACGACCCCAGACTGGCCAAGAGAGAGTCAGACTTCTTCACTAAGACGTGGGGCCTGGACTTCACCGAGACTGACGTCATGCCTTCATTCTACCTGCCCAACATCAGCCGAGAACACTTCAGCTCATACCTGCAGGACACAGCTCAG aggGAAAAGATTCATGAGCGCTGTAAGAATGCCTGTCCGAATAAAGACGATCTGACGGTTCCTACCATCACATGTAATCATG ATAAAGCCAGAGCCGAACTGGAGCAGGTGCCCAAG atCTTCATGAGGCCTGAGTTTGTGCTAAATGACCTGGCCACTTTTAATGCCGTGTTGCCATGGTCTCACTTTAGCGTCGCCGGAGGGAAGAACAGCCGGGATGTTGCATCATCACGGTTACTGCAGGAAAAG TTAAGTCACTACCTGGACGTGGTGGAGGTGAGCATCGCTCGACAGATCTCTCTTCGCTCCGAGGCGTTTTTCCACGCCATGTCGTCTCAGCATGAGCTCCAAGATCAGATGAGAGAGACAGCAAATGCCGTGGCAAAGCTTCGGGCCCGCACAGCCGCCATCGACCGGGTTATGTGTCGAGGACCATTACGAGCCCTGCGGGACATTCTGACCCATAATAACTGTATTAAACTGCACAATAAACTCAAGCTGATGGCCGCGGTGCACCAAACGCAGCCCACGGTGCAGTTACTGCTCTCCACCTCAGAGTTCGTGGGGGCGCTAGAGCTCATCGCCACCACCAAAGAAGTACTGCAGCAGGAACTGCAGGGAATTCACAGCTTCAG ACATTTGGGTTCTCAGCTCTGTGAGATGGAGAGATTAATCGATAAGATGATGGTGGCTGATTTCTCCACATATGCTCAGAGTGATCTCAATCGACCCTTTGAAGAGGACATTCAGGTCATGGAGAAG GATCGTTTGCAGTCTCTGGTCTTTGGTTTGTTGAGACAGAGGAAACTTGATTTCCTGGATATCTACAGTGAAGAGATGATCCGTGCAGCCAAGAACGTCGTACGGCAG TGTGTTTTGAAGTTCGTATCCCAGATCAGTGAGATTGATCCAGACACTATCAA ATTGCACGAGCAGATGCGTTTGATGACGCTTCAGCAGTGGTTTGATCTTTTGAAAGACATCTTTGAACATTTCATCCTGTTCCTTAAGAGAATCAag GCCACACTCAGCGTCGTCCGAAATGTGGTGTTGGAAGTGCTCGACAGCAGCCTGAGGAGTCGATTGGCTGACGTTTCCTCGGCAACGAATCATTCTGATAGCAGGGCCAAtgaggatgaagaggaggagTCAGGAGGCTCCGCCCTTCATTCAGGAGAGGCGGAGCTTGCGTATCTCACTCATGAGGGGCTTTTTATCAGTGACGCATTAAATGAAGTGGAACAACGCAACAGCACGGCAGCACAGTTGAAAGCGCAGACTCGTTTAGAGGCCTGCGGGAGCGACTCGGCCTCTGTCACAACTGAATCTTCCTCTAGCAGGGAACACAACTCTAATACTACCTCCTCTCTGCCCATAGGGGTCACTCCTGCAAC TAGTGAGGATGTGATGCCATCTGATCTTGAGTTGGGTCGAGTGGCCAATAACATCCAAGAGCTGCTGTACACTGCGTCAGACGTCAGTCATGACCGCTGCGTCAAAGTGCTCATGACTCGAGCCAAG GACGGCTCTCTGGAACGTTTGAGTTCATCcgagtttgtgtgtttgagtcgGGCAGTCGAGTCTTTTGCCAGAGAAACTGAAGAGCTGTGTGGCAGACGCAGTGTGAGCCTGAGGGGGGCGCTACAGAGTCAGGCAAACCGCTTTGTACAGCGATTCCATGAAGAGCGCAAGACTAAACTCAG tCTGCTGTTGGATAATGAAAGGTGGAAGCAGGCGGAGGTTCCTGCTGAGTTTCAGGACCTGGTTGACACCATCTCTGATGGACGCATCACACTGCCTGACCGCAAATCCACAG GCTCTGAGGACAGGAAGCCCAGTGACTTCCTGTGTGTTGATGGGCAGAAGTACGCTGTTGTCGG GACGGTGCTGCTGTTGATTCGGATGTTTCTGGAATATTGTCAGTGTGTGAATGACATTCCCTCCATCACCACAGACATCCTCACACGCCTCGCTGACCTGCTCAAG CACTTCAACTCTCGGAGCTGTCAGCTGGTTTTGGGGGCGGGAGCTCTGCAGGTGGTGGGACTGAAAACCATCACGACGAGAAACCTGG CTCTGGCGTCTCGCTGTCTACAGCTGGTCGTTCTCTACATCCCTGTGATCCGAGCGCACTTTGAGACCAGACTGCTGCCCAAACAGTACAGTATACTGCGACACTTTGACCACATCACGAag GACTATAATGATCACATCGCAGAGATCACTGCTAAACTTGTGGCCATCATGGACGGTTTGTTTGAGAAAGCGCTTTCTAAG TATGAGGTGAAGGCTCCGATGCCGTCAGCGTGTTTGCGTAACGTGTCTAAACAGATGGCCAAAATGCACGAGGCCATAAATGAACTCTTACCAGAGGAGCAGACACAG atgctgTTCTTACGGATAAACGGCAGTTTCAAGCTGCATGTGAAGAGACAGTTGGCGCGACTGGGAGTTATTAATGACGGCGGACCCCAATATGG
- the LOC127652221 gene encoding vacuolar protein sorting-associated protein 54-like isoform X2 translates to MSSSQGSSPVPQSSGGGVTSDGHFRKPRDLPAASRHCRTPHSLPDVCPKEPTGDRRGLCDGPSDVADQHRWTVYNSKVNLPAALNDPRLAKRESDFFTKTWGLDFTETDVMPSFYLPNISREHFSSYLQDTAQREKIHERCKNACPNKDDLTVPTITCNHDKARAELEQVPKIFMRPEFVLNDLATFNAVLPWSHFSVAGGKNSRDVASSRLLQEKLSHYLDVVEVSIARQISLRSEAFFHAMSSQHELQDQMRETANAVAKLRARTAAIDRVMCRGPLRALRDILTHNNCIKLHNKLKLMAAVHQTQPTVQLLLSTSEFVGALELIATTKEVLQQELQGIHSFRHLGSQLCEMERLIDKMMVADFSTYAQSDLNRPFEEDIQVMEKDRLQSLVFGLLRQRKLDFLDIYSEEMIRAAKNVVRQCVLKFVSQISEIDPDTIKLHEQMRLMTLQQWFDLLKDIFEHFILFLKRIKATLSVVRNVVLEVLDSSLRSRLADVSSATNHSDSRANEDEEEESGGSALHSGEAELAYLTHEGLFISDALNEVEQRNSTAAQLKAQTRLEACGSDSASVTTESSSSREHNSNTTSSLPIGVTPATEDVMPSDLELGRVANNIQELLYTASDVSHDRCVKVLMTRAKDGSLERLSSSEFVCLSRAVESFARETEELCGRRSVSLRGALQSQANRFVQRFHEERKTKLSLLLDNERWKQAEVPAEFQDLVDTISDGRITLPDRKSTGSEDRKPSDFLCVDGQKYAVVGTVLLLIRMFLEYCQCVNDIPSITTDILTRLADLLKHFNSRSCQLVLGAGALQVVGLKTITTRNLALASRCLQLVVLYIPVIRAHFETRLLPKQYSILRHFDHITKDYNDHIAEITAKLVAIMDGLFEKALSKYEVKAPMPSACLRNVSKQMAKMHEAINELLPEEQTQMLFLRINGSFKLHVKRQLARLGVINDGGPQYGLVMVDVAFYSESVQALRSLERLDLNMPEIWEQKR, encoded by the exons ATGTCCTCCAGTCAGGGCTCATCTCCGGTCCCTCAGTCCAGCGGAGGAGGAGTCACCAGTGATGGGCACTTCCGGAAGCCCAGGGACCTGCCTGCTGCCTCCAGGCACTGCCGAACACCGCACTCCCTACCAGATGTCTGCCCCAAGGAGCCCACCG GTGATAGGCGTGGCCTCTGTGATGGCCCATCTGATGTGGCCGACCAGCATCGCTGGACTGTGTATAACTCTAAAGTGAATCTCCCCGCGGCTCTGAACGACCCCAGACTGGCCAAGAGAGAGTCAGACTTCTTCACTAAGACGTGGGGCCTGGACTTCACCGAGACTGACGTCATGCCTTCATTCTACCTGCCCAACATCAGCCGAGAACACTTCAGCTCATACCTGCAGGACACAGCTCAG aggGAAAAGATTCATGAGCGCTGTAAGAATGCCTGTCCGAATAAAGACGATCTGACGGTTCCTACCATCACATGTAATCATG ATAAAGCCAGAGCCGAACTGGAGCAGGTGCCCAAG atCTTCATGAGGCCTGAGTTTGTGCTAAATGACCTGGCCACTTTTAATGCCGTGTTGCCATGGTCTCACTTTAGCGTCGCCGGAGGGAAGAACAGCCGGGATGTTGCATCATCACGGTTACTGCAGGAAAAG TTAAGTCACTACCTGGACGTGGTGGAGGTGAGCATCGCTCGACAGATCTCTCTTCGCTCCGAGGCGTTTTTCCACGCCATGTCGTCTCAGCATGAGCTCCAAGATCAGATGAGAGAGACAGCAAATGCCGTGGCAAAGCTTCGGGCCCGCACAGCCGCCATCGACCGGGTTATGTGTCGAGGACCATTACGAGCCCTGCGGGACATTCTGACCCATAATAACTGTATTAAACTGCACAATAAACTCAAGCTGATGGCCGCGGTGCACCAAACGCAGCCCACGGTGCAGTTACTGCTCTCCACCTCAGAGTTCGTGGGGGCGCTAGAGCTCATCGCCACCACCAAAGAAGTACTGCAGCAGGAACTGCAGGGAATTCACAGCTTCAG ACATTTGGGTTCTCAGCTCTGTGAGATGGAGAGATTAATCGATAAGATGATGGTGGCTGATTTCTCCACATATGCTCAGAGTGATCTCAATCGACCCTTTGAAGAGGACATTCAGGTCATGGAGAAG GATCGTTTGCAGTCTCTGGTCTTTGGTTTGTTGAGACAGAGGAAACTTGATTTCCTGGATATCTACAGTGAAGAGATGATCCGTGCAGCCAAGAACGTCGTACGGCAG TGTGTTTTGAAGTTCGTATCCCAGATCAGTGAGATTGATCCAGACACTATCAA ATTGCACGAGCAGATGCGTTTGATGACGCTTCAGCAGTGGTTTGATCTTTTGAAAGACATCTTTGAACATTTCATCCTGTTCCTTAAGAGAATCAag GCCACACTCAGCGTCGTCCGAAATGTGGTGTTGGAAGTGCTCGACAGCAGCCTGAGGAGTCGATTGGCTGACGTTTCCTCGGCAACGAATCATTCTGATAGCAGGGCCAAtgaggatgaagaggaggagTCAGGAGGCTCCGCCCTTCATTCAGGAGAGGCGGAGCTTGCGTATCTCACTCATGAGGGGCTTTTTATCAGTGACGCATTAAATGAAGTGGAACAACGCAACAGCACGGCAGCACAGTTGAAAGCGCAGACTCGTTTAGAGGCCTGCGGGAGCGACTCGGCCTCTGTCACAACTGAATCTTCCTCTAGCAGGGAACACAACTCTAATACTACCTCCTCTCTGCCCATAGGGGTCACTCCTGCAAC TGAGGATGTGATGCCATCTGATCTTGAGTTGGGTCGAGTGGCCAATAACATCCAAGAGCTGCTGTACACTGCGTCAGACGTCAGTCATGACCGCTGCGTCAAAGTGCTCATGACTCGAGCCAAG GACGGCTCTCTGGAACGTTTGAGTTCATCcgagtttgtgtgtttgagtcgGGCAGTCGAGTCTTTTGCCAGAGAAACTGAAGAGCTGTGTGGCAGACGCAGTGTGAGCCTGAGGGGGGCGCTACAGAGTCAGGCAAACCGCTTTGTACAGCGATTCCATGAAGAGCGCAAGACTAAACTCAG tCTGCTGTTGGATAATGAAAGGTGGAAGCAGGCGGAGGTTCCTGCTGAGTTTCAGGACCTGGTTGACACCATCTCTGATGGACGCATCACACTGCCTGACCGCAAATCCACAG GCTCTGAGGACAGGAAGCCCAGTGACTTCCTGTGTGTTGATGGGCAGAAGTACGCTGTTGTCGG GACGGTGCTGCTGTTGATTCGGATGTTTCTGGAATATTGTCAGTGTGTGAATGACATTCCCTCCATCACCACAGACATCCTCACACGCCTCGCTGACCTGCTCAAG CACTTCAACTCTCGGAGCTGTCAGCTGGTTTTGGGGGCGGGAGCTCTGCAGGTGGTGGGACTGAAAACCATCACGACGAGAAACCTGG CTCTGGCGTCTCGCTGTCTACAGCTGGTCGTTCTCTACATCCCTGTGATCCGAGCGCACTTTGAGACCAGACTGCTGCCCAAACAGTACAGTATACTGCGACACTTTGACCACATCACGAag GACTATAATGATCACATCGCAGAGATCACTGCTAAACTTGTGGCCATCATGGACGGTTTGTTTGAGAAAGCGCTTTCTAAG TATGAGGTGAAGGCTCCGATGCCGTCAGCGTGTTTGCGTAACGTGTCTAAACAGATGGCCAAAATGCACGAGGCCATAAATGAACTCTTACCAGAGGAGCAGACACAG atgctgTTCTTACGGATAAACGGCAGTTTCAAGCTGCATGTGAAGAGACAGTTGGCGCGACTGGGAGTTATTAATGACGGCGGACCCCAATATGG